In Pseudomonas fluorescens, the following are encoded in one genomic region:
- a CDS encoding LuxR C-terminal-related transcriptional regulator, giving the protein MTHPLPGSVLDHAICVLDCSPPPFGATRGRGRSCWDFLRFFQRLTNQTVRYEASFFGYGVIHALGVSLDREITHNLPLSYRRGIRTTAGGVQSPPLSSWFASGRPLLVKAPVKPSSAWEENFVAHGYRNMAIHGFFDKEAGTISAFGFYNYISGSDDKVVDFLIASAALTHSALHELPQTIEREFHLVDGKELAALTGREEEVVYWVSQGKTNADIALILGISSNTVRNHLYNASEKLSASNRMELVSFMAQRFTS; this is encoded by the coding sequence ATGACGCATCCATTGCCTGGAAGTGTACTTGATCACGCGATATGCGTATTAGATTGTTCGCCTCCACCATTTGGGGCGACTCGAGGAAGGGGGCGTAGTTGCTGGGACTTTCTCCGGTTTTTTCAACGACTCACCAATCAAACCGTTAGATACGAAGCGTCTTTTTTCGGATATGGTGTGATCCATGCTCTCGGTGTGTCGCTGGATCGCGAAATTACCCATAATCTGCCCCTATCATACCGAAGAGGTATCAGAACGACTGCAGGAGGCGTGCAAAGCCCTCCGCTGTCGTCTTGGTTTGCTTCGGGTAGGCCATTGCTAGTAAAAGCACCTGTAAAGCCAAGTTCAGCATGGGAAGAGAATTTTGTTGCGCATGGGTACAGGAATATGGCTATTCATGGCTTTTTTGATAAAGAAGCCGGAACAATCTCAGCGTTTGGATTTTACAACTATATCTCTGGAAGTGATGATAAAGTCGTGGACTTTCTCATTGCTAGTGCTGCACTTACTCATTCTGCATTACATGAACTCCCTCAAACCATTGAGCGTGAATTTCATCTGGTGGACGGTAAGGAGTTGGCGGCCCTGACCGGGCGAGAAGAGGAGGTTGTCTACTGGGTAAGTCAAGGTAAAACTAACGCAGACATAGCGCTCATCCTTGGGATTAGTTCAAATACAGTTAGAAATCATCTGTACAACGCATCGGAAAAGCTGTCTGCAAGCAATAGAATGGAACTTGTTTCTTTTATGGCTCAACGCTTTACCTCTTAA
- a CDS encoding iron-containing redox enzyme family protein, with the protein MHKFDFIVEKTKNEYKQFVETNPLLKVVTSGGMTETHYAAYLRETYHLVRHTSRMLALGGARLSDDRRELRNWFFEQILEENGHDLFCIKDLKNIGLHSDYFLDSQPSAGAWGLITQNYYMATYGNPIGILGVATATEGLGADFGTMFANVMMEQYGIPSNAVTFLRSHGGFDAKHLQEAVEAIELIHDDEVDYVVHARRMTFRLYGQLFNDVLTADAVDRPTLNSALK; encoded by the coding sequence ATGCACAAGTTTGATTTCATCGTAGAGAAGACGAAGAACGAATATAAACAGTTCGTTGAAACCAACCCACTGTTGAAAGTTGTAACGAGTGGCGGCATGACCGAAACCCATTACGCAGCCTACCTTCGCGAGACATATCACTTGGTACGCCATACATCACGAATGCTGGCCTTGGGCGGAGCGCGTCTGAGCGATGATCGTCGGGAGCTTCGCAACTGGTTTTTTGAACAGATCCTAGAGGAAAATGGCCACGACCTCTTCTGTATCAAGGATCTAAAAAATATTGGCCTTCATTCAGATTACTTTCTCGATTCCCAGCCTTCCGCAGGCGCTTGGGGCTTGATTACGCAGAACTATTACATGGCAACATATGGCAATCCCATTGGCATCCTTGGAGTCGCCACGGCAACCGAAGGGCTAGGAGCCGATTTCGGCACTATGTTCGCGAATGTCATGATGGAGCAGTACGGGATACCAAGTAACGCGGTGACTTTTTTGCGCAGTCATGGAGGATTCGATGCGAAACATCTACAGGAGGCAGTCGAGGCGATCGAGCTCATTCATGATGATGAAGTGGATTACGTAGTGCACGCACGCCGCATGACGTTCCGTCTCTACGGCCAGTTATTCAATGACGTATTGACGGCGGATGCAGTTGACCGACCAACTCTAAACTCTGCATTGAAGTAG
- a CDS encoding class I SAM-dependent methyltransferase gives MNSFEDQFATYRQQHLGFVDRLIYQEKPEILDLFPESESAAEVVRDLEAFANASGLQRKLTSLVLKNLRAQVGGSTSVIEVCGGSCWLLRNITSQVNQGEFYIHAVGSDISERHIETNKTEFGHMNIEWLIADATDLTFSDLKFDVALNCQALHHFPASTVIRLLQELKRISKKVIIFDLRRTFYGPTLVQFLSPFYSRNFISDGIASHRRAYSIQEMKFIINIADLPYKVTPFTPVGMLVESI, from the coding sequence ATGAATTCATTTGAAGACCAGTTCGCCACATATCGTCAACAACACTTGGGTTTTGTTGACAGACTGATCTATCAGGAAAAGCCGGAGATTCTTGACTTATTCCCTGAAAGTGAATCAGCGGCCGAGGTTGTCAGAGATTTGGAAGCGTTTGCAAATGCATCTGGGCTCCAGCGGAAACTCACCAGTCTCGTCCTAAAAAATTTACGAGCGCAAGTAGGTGGCAGCACATCGGTAATTGAGGTTTGCGGAGGAAGTTGCTGGTTACTCAGAAATATAACATCACAAGTCAACCAAGGTGAATTTTACATTCATGCCGTAGGTAGTGATATTTCAGAGCGCCACATAGAGACGAATAAAACAGAATTCGGACATATGAATATTGAATGGCTTATTGCAGATGCAACTGACCTTACCTTCTCGGACCTAAAATTTGATGTCGCACTGAACTGCCAGGCACTGCACCACTTTCCAGCGAGCACAGTCATAAGACTACTTCAGGAGCTTAAGAGAATTTCCAAGAAGGTAATAATCTTTGATCTACGACGAACTTTTTATGGACCTACCTTGGTACAATTTCTCTCACCCTTCTACTCCAGAAACTTCATCAGTGATGGAATAGCATCGCACAGACGGGCCTATAGTATCCAAGAAATGAAATTTATTATTAATATTGCTGATTTACCTTATAAGGTCACCCCCTTTACCCCGGTGGGTATGCTTGTGGAGTCAATTTAA
- a CDS encoding alkane 1-monooxygenase, which translates to MIRDLAYCLALLHPLSVGLGLWNGGNWVYTTIVLGVVIYPVVEVLGRPLIASNNGSNLAKIPELIARVTFVAVITTVAATIIIIPDGKFTTLEKIALIYACGLTTGIVGVVLAHEMFHRRAPMHRHLGSILMFLTSYPHFKLQHLYSHHPNVATERDHSTAQYGQSLYNFYTQSIFLGGLSMWKRECARSAILSSHKYHPIHNRAMTLWIIQSLIYIAVFILLGPIALAAFIAQGVIAIFILETVNYIQHYGLNREDNCKPDYSSSWDNYSLTNYALFNLGHHSDHHIHPTKPFHDLKQQPTALVMPYGYFTMAMVALFPPLWRRVMDKRSPHLTIEKQH; encoded by the coding sequence ATGATTCGTGATTTAGCATATTGCCTTGCCTTGCTCCACCCCTTGTCTGTCGGGTTAGGTTTATGGAACGGAGGCAATTGGGTCTATACCACTATAGTTCTTGGCGTTGTAATTTATCCTGTTGTCGAAGTATTAGGCAGACCACTCATCGCATCAAATAATGGCTCCAATTTAGCGAAAATTCCAGAGTTAATTGCTCGAGTCACCTTTGTAGCCGTCATTACCACAGTAGCCGCCACGATAATTATCATTCCAGACGGGAAGTTTACGACACTCGAAAAAATCGCACTAATCTACGCATGCGGATTGACAACAGGGATCGTCGGAGTTGTTCTAGCTCATGAAATGTTTCATAGACGAGCTCCTATGCATAGGCATTTAGGTTCAATACTCATGTTTCTAACGAGCTACCCTCACTTCAAATTGCAGCATTTGTACAGCCATCATCCAAACGTAGCAACAGAGCGTGACCACTCAACAGCGCAATATGGCCAATCTCTATATAATTTTTACACTCAATCAATTTTTTTAGGTGGTTTATCTATGTGGAAAAGAGAATGCGCCCGTTCTGCAATACTCTCAAGCCATAAGTATCATCCGATCCACAACCGCGCCATGACTCTATGGATTATTCAGAGCCTTATTTACATAGCCGTATTTATTCTTCTTGGGCCAATTGCGCTTGCTGCATTTATAGCTCAGGGCGTCATTGCTATATTTATACTTGAAACAGTGAATTACATTCAGCACTACGGCCTAAATCGAGAAGACAATTGCAAGCCAGACTACTCAAGCTCCTGGGACAATTATTCACTGACCAACTATGCATTATTTAACTTGGGACATCATTCAGATCACCATATTCATCCTACCAAGCCCTTCCATGACTTGAAGCAACAACCCACAGCACTTGTTATGCCTTATGGATACTTCACCATGGCAATGGTTGCACTTTTTCCACCACTATGGAGACGAGTGATGGATAAACGCTCACCTCACCTTACAATCGAAAAACAACATTGA
- a CDS encoding PaaI family thioesterase yields MDSLSKIPNKDGDGYELFPQLFPYESFEQTVGPLLHKNEANVWSFKFQIDSKHLNSLERLHGGMIMTFLDHTLGGTAFHAIGNKPCITVSLHTDFVAGAKVGDWVVGTARVNKITGNLVFVSGELRASDNLIATASGVWRSTEFGAI; encoded by the coding sequence ATGGATTCACTCTCGAAAATCCCTAACAAAGACGGTGACGGTTACGAACTGTTCCCCCAACTATTTCCCTATGAAAGCTTTGAACAAACGGTTGGCCCTCTATTACACAAGAACGAGGCAAACGTTTGGTCATTCAAGTTTCAAATAGATTCCAAACATTTGAATTCGCTGGAGCGTCTGCATGGAGGAATGATAATGACTTTTCTCGATCATACTCTGGGTGGCACCGCTTTTCACGCAATTGGCAACAAACCATGCATCACAGTTAGTTTACACACCGATTTTGTTGCTGGGGCAAAAGTTGGCGACTGGGTAGTCGGGACCGCTAGAGTCAATAAGATTACCGGCAATTTGGTTTTCGTCTCCGGTGAACTTCGAGCAAGTGACAATCTCATTGCCACAGCAAGTGGCGTCTGGCGCTCGACAGAGTTCGGTGCAATCTAG